In Glycine max cultivar Williams 82 chromosome 7, Glycine_max_v4.0, whole genome shotgun sequence, a single window of DNA contains:
- the LOC100804937 gene encoding two-component response regulator ORR21 has translation MAPAAAEFPVGLRVLVVDDDATTLKIIEQMSIRCRYRVTTCTEATVALNLLRERKGCFDVVLSDVHMPDMDGYKLLEHVGLEMDLPVIMMSGDSTTSAVMKGIRHGACDYLIKPVREEELRNIWQHVVRKFWNDSKEQDNSGSMEDSDQNKRGNDDAEYTSVADAAVVKAPKKRSSLKEEDIELESDDPAASKKPRVVWSVELHQQFVSAVNQLGLDKAVPKRILELMNVPGLTRENVASHLQKFRLYLKRLTGVAQQQNGMLNTVPGPIESNLGTNGRFDVQALAAAGHVPPETLAAIHAELLGHPTNNIMSTVDQTTLLQASIQGLKHSHAGHAVAYGQPLVKCPSNIGKNFSPSILTVNDTSSGYGAWLSSNNTIGLVRPNNSVERVGIQNNNMLILEHQQRQQPQQKQQQQQQKQQQQLQQQSLIHDRSCSINVQPSCLVVPSQSSETFQAINSPASVNQDCSFAWNAIIDYSLLPQKSNNSFSASQFPGGDTKARGVLYGYTTPSSCSTSSSNGNIQQLQNSTLTFGAARPLPSLLPMTDRKDPYGFKSGDLLDQVCFRNLGFVGKDSCIPSRFVENEIESSVSDFTQMKVNVDISGNRQKEEPNIPKVSHPIIERYPSRDHSSVFAE, from the exons ATGGCTCCTGCTGCGGCGGAGTTTCCGGTGGGTCTCCGGGTTCTGGTGGTCGACGACGACGCCACCACGTTGAAGATTATCGAGCAAATGTCTATTCGCTGCCGTTACCGTG TTACCACATGCACTGAGGCTACTGTGGCTTTGAATCTTCTGCGGGAGAGGAAAGGTTGTTTTGATGTGGTGCTGAGTGATGTTCATATGCCAGACATGGATGGCTATAAACTCCTTGAACATGTTGGGCTGGAAATGGACCTTCCTGTAATTA TGATGTCTGGTGATAGTACTACAAGTGCTGTCATGAAGGGAATCAGACATGGGGCTTGTGATTATTTGATTAAGCCTGTACGTGAGGAAGAACTAAGGAATATATGGCAGCATGTTGTTAGGAAATTCTGGAATGACAGCAAAGAACAGGATAATTCTGGCAGCATGGAAGATAGTGATCAAAATAAACGGGGGAATGATGATGCTGAATATACTTCTGTTGCTGACGCAGCAGTAGTTAAAGCACCAAAAAAGAGGAGCagtttaaaagaagaagatattGAATTAGAGAGTGATGATCCAGCTGCATCTAAGAAGCCCCGTGTAGTGTGGTCTGTGGAACTGCATCAACAATTTGTCAGTGCAGTGAATCAACTTGGGCTTGACA AGGCTGTGCCAAAGAGAATACTTGAATTGATGAATGTCCCTGGTTTGACAAGAGAAAATGTTGCAAGTCATTTGCAG AAATTTAGACTTTATTTGAAGCGATTAACTGGAGTGGCACAGCAACAGAATGGGATGCTAAACACAGTTCCTGGGCCTATAGAATCCAATCTGGGAACTAATGGAAGATTTGACGTACAAGCTTTGGCTGCTGCTGGCCATGTTCCCCCTGAAACACTTGCAGCCATTCATGCTGAGCTCTTAGGTCACCCGACAAATAACATAATGTCTACAGTGGACCAAACTACCCTACTGCAAGCATCAATACAGGGGCTAAAACATTCCCATGCTGGACATGCTGTGGCATATGGTCAGCCTCTTGTAAAGTGTCCTTCGAACATTGGCAAGAATTTCTCTCCATCTATCTTGACTGTAAATGATACGTCATCAGGATATGGTGCATGGCTGTCATCTAATAATACAATTGGTTTAGTGAGACCCAATAATAGTGTTGAAAGGGTGGGTATTCAGAATAACAACATGCTGATATTAGAGCACCAACAAAGGCAGCAGCCCCAGCAAAAACAACAGCAGCAACAGCAAAAGCAACAGCAACAGCTGCAGCAGCAGTCATTGATACATGATCGAAGTTGTTCAATCAATGTTCAACCATCTTGCCTGGTGGTTCCCTCTCAATCCTCTGAAACTTTCCAGGCAATAAATAGTCCTGCTTCTGTCAATCAGGATTGCAGTTTTGCCTGGAATGCCATTATTGATTATAGTCTATTgccacaaaaatcaaataattcattTAGTGCATCTCAATTTCCTGGTGGGGACACAAAAGCTCGAGGTGTTCTCTATGGGTATACGACACCCTCTTCTTGTTCAACAAGCTCCAGCAATGGCAATATACAACAGCTTCAAAACTCCACTTTAACATTTGGTGCTGCAAGACCTTTGCCTAGCCTTTTGCCCATGACTGACAGAAAAGATCCCTATGGTTTTAAATCGGGTGATTTACTTGATCAAGTATGCTTTAGGAATCTTGGGTTTGTTGGCAAAGATAGCTGCATTCCAAGTAGGtttgtagaaaatgaaattgagtcATCTGTAAGTGATTTTACCCAAATGAAAGTTAATGTAGATATCAGTGGCAACAGACAGAAGGAGGAGCCAAATATTCCAAAAGTGAGCCACCCTATCATAGAAAGATATCCATCTCGTGATCATTCAAGTGTGTTCGCTGAATAG